aaatataatttttcttagaaaGTAAAGTTTAgttaaatatacacatatatacatacaggCATAGATGTATATGCGTATATAAGACTTCACTTACGATATATATGTAGCTAGGGagttacaatataaaatatattcatcaCTTTTACCATCAgcccacacacacatacacacagaaAGAGAAATCGAACTACTAgaggtaatttttttacgtctctcttaaatcgaaaatattgtaattgaaAGTACTACCACTTAATCGGTGTATCTGAATACTGATCATAAATACTTAGTTTGTAGAAAGGCTAGCTTCTAGCTCATTGGTTTATTAGTTAAGTACGTTAAACAGGAAAATCGATAATGCCTCGTTAAACAGAAGTGTTACGGGAGCGAAATGTAAATTTCACATAGATCTTTCCAGAGGATCGAGCTTATTCAAGCGACAGGTAGCTCAGACAGCCATCTTCATGTAGATCTTGGGGTATGGCTTGTAATCTATCAATTCGAAATCCTCGGCAGTGAAATCGTCAATGTCTTTGACTTCTCTAACTACCCTTAATTTTGGAAACTCGCGCGGTTCGCGTTTTACCTGTTCCTCAAGGGCGCTTATATGGTTGACGTAGACGTGACAGTCTCCCATTGTATGTACAAATTCTCCTggctgaaaataaaagaaaatagaaagtaGAGCAACACCTGTCTAGAATTTTTCCGAGCGCGGAGTGAGTATATCTTCGATCCTCACCTTCAGTCCGGTAACATGAGCGATCATATAAGTCAGCAAGGAATACGACGCTATGTTAAACGGCACTCCTAGACCCATGTCCGCGCTTCTTTGGTAAAGCTGCGCGGACAATTCTCCGTTATTTACGTAAAACTGTACAAAAGCGTGGCACGGTGGCAATGCCATTTTTGGAATATCAACTGGATTCCAGGCTGACATTATTATGCGTCTGTCGTCCGGGGAGTGCTTCACTTTGTGGATAACTTCTTTCAATTGGTCTATTCCTAGAATAAGAAAtacagttaaatttttaactgcATTGTTTTTGCTTTCAACGAATGTactaaaaaaagagaaggattcttgttttaaataaaactttcgtcAAGAGTACCTTGTCCTGTGTAATCCGTACGCATGTCTTTGTATTCAGCACCAAAATGCCGCCACTGGAAACCATAGACAGGTCCCAGATCACCTTCCTCTCTGTCAGTGAAGCCGCTGGAGTCCAAGAAAGCTCGCGAGCCATTCTCGTCCCAAATGTGAACATCCTTGTCCGTTAACTCTTTGGAATTCGTCGATCCTTTGATAAACCACAATAATTCCTCCACCACTGCTCGCCAGAACACCCTTTTAGTTGTCAGTAATGGGAAAACACCTGCATCCAGTAAGTAGAACATTAGCAATGCTATCAGATTCGAAGGGAATATTGTGACAGATTGGCATCTTATCTCACCAGCAgattctgttatatttctgCTAGCAATTTGCCaacaaaatatgcaataaacattttgcaaaatgtacCTGATGACAGATCTGATATATCTAGGTAgaaataacaaagaaaactTATCAACTTCTTTATAtgaagaattataaataacttcGCAAAGATGCTTCACGAAGGATCTGTGGATGCAACTGTCGTGCCTGGAAATTATTTCCGGCTACCTTTGCTCTATCAAGTGGACTAGATAGTATATCCTGGGTAAACCTATTAACACACTTACCGTCTCGTAAGCTGAATCGCATTTGGGCGCCGAAGATGGAATAGGTATCGACGCCGGTGCGATTTCCCCGCTTCGTTCCAGTTTTAAGAACCTTCTCGATGAGCCGCAAATACTGACATTCCTCGTGCTCTTCGCTTGCCTTCCCGTTCATCCTTTGCTCTACGTCCCGCGTTGTTCCTCGCACCGATTCCACTTCGACGCCGTCACTCGACATGTGCGTATCGTATTGCAATATCCGAGACACAATGCAAGTACAATAAAACGGAAATCGTTATTTCAAGAGAAAGCCGTCACAATAAACTCCTGCGATTTCTGCCGTTCCgaaattatttgaagaaaaaaattcaagttaCGATACGCCTTTTCGAGGTATTTTAGCCGGGTCGATGGTTATACGCGCTTCGAGCGCGGGAAAACGCAAGATGACACGTGACTTGGTGTGAAACACGATTCACACGCTCGaaaatatacgcgcgcgcgataatcGGTTCCCTttcatacataaataaaaaggtagttttctctttcctttttttttttgcgaaaacGAACTGGAGCAGTTTTTTGTGAGGGTCAATGCAAACGTACACAGCTTTTATTCTTTCTGACTTAGtataatcgtaaaataaatgtaaattaatatacagagTGCGACATACACATTCGCGCGTGTACATATAAAGCGAGAAAGAATATAGATAATAGATACATAAAGGGTTGGAAATCCCGAGCGTCCGACATCCGGACGGCTCGTTCTTGTGGCCTTTGTTCGATACatcaagagaaaaaaaaaatacatctgTCGGACGTGTGATAAAACATAAaacgtatgtgtgtgtgtgatgcGTTGGTCGTTCGAGATATGTACAAATATCGTACGGGATcacatttctttctctctacgtatacgtatataaatgtatgtacatcGTATTTAGTACTATATCATTTGGTAACACAAATTGCACGAGTGCCTTTCGAGTTGCAAAGTAAAAACGTAACAAGCAAGTTCACGTTTCTCACAAAATTCACCGTTCGTCGTATCAAATTCCTTAAATCGTAGATCGCATCGCGCCACAGGATGCCCTGCGACTATCGGATATGTTCTCCAGAAATCCTTTCAGCCGATTCGAAGCCGATCCTTCAGTGGAGAGAATGGACGACGAGATCTCAAGATATTCCGATTAATTTCGACTGATATTTAAATccagaatttttattcaagttcagaaataaatgtcaaatacAACAATAATACAATTGTTTCGACATTCTTGTTCGTCATCTCCGAATCGACCATCGATCGACCGAATCGATTCACATGAACATCCCGCGGTCGCAGGACACCGCGTGCACGTCCTGACGCGATATGCATGTAGTATAATAAGTGATCGTAATGATTTGTACAACTGTACGCCGAAGAATGCTGTTGCAAAACTATATACTtcccttccctccccccccccttagAATTAACATTAAGGTTCGATATTCGCTAAATAGTACGCCGGTCTGTCTCGCAACAGATTCGACCGGGTACCGTTTTCACGCAGACGGATTCGGACGTATTGGCTACGTATTGACGGCATTATTGTTATCCAGCGCGTTCGCGGTCGCCTCCTCGGATTCCCCGACGGATGGATTATTGTTCAGTCCGGCCTCGGTGTTGTAGCCCGAAAACGAGCAGGCAGGTGCGCTTCTGGCTTGGTTCACCACCGTGGCCTCAGGCAGGAGCGACGTACGCTCCGTCGCGCTTCCCCAAGCCTGCTGATATGCACCGCGTCCGCGTATTCTACGGCTTAGGGACGAACCGACGACGCCCAAGTGTTCCTTTATGTCGTTATGCACGTCAGAAACGTCCCACATTGCTCTATAAGGAAAAAGCAAAcgtatattagtttatatagaAGGTACGATGTAATTTCGGTGCTGGTgccaatgtaatttttttttattaaaaagtgtatGCCTTAATTTGTTCAAAAGTGCTTTAACATTCATTAATTGTTTTGCATACCTAAATGCATCCCACCATGCTTGACCCTGCGCCAAATTGACAAACGGTTTATAGGAGAAGCTATAGTGATGCGCCACCGCGGCTAAAAACATCTCTATGCAAATTAGAAAATCCTGCAATTTGGACGATATACTCCTGATGTCGTCTGAGTTATCCGTATTAAAAATACTCGATATGACGTCGAAATACACCAAGAGAGCTACTAACACTCCTTGACTGTAACCAAGAGAGcacaatgtatattttttcatctcGTTATGCATTTTTTCTGAGTCACTACAACTACATTACAGCGATACCTACAAGAATGAGAAGAACACGACAGCTTTGATGCATAAAAATTTCCCGATCGGCTTCATTGGCTTCAAGGCCTCTACGTTGGCACGGTAAAAGAGTACCAGACAGTACATGGCGACGAATTGCGACAGATTGTTTAGAGCGATCATGTACGGGAAAGCGACGTCCCCCTTAAATTCACCTTCCCCATAGACCCCATTCAATTCACATATGCTACAAAAGTATGAAAATATAGGCTTAAATGTTGTAACGCGTAATGTTAGATGTAGAGATCTCTACCCGATCACAATTTCTTACAACGATATTAAAGTTGATATAGGCCTAACAGCTGTATATTGTAAAATCCCATGCTTGCACATATGTACAAATTCTCTGCCCATCTCCCAATCGGGAAGGCAGCATAGTGGAAACATATGGTGCACTTGAGGCGAGATCTCCAGTCTATGCTCCAATTGGTGATCAGCGTTCAGATAGGCCAGTAGGTAcatcataaaattgtatattacataagCTTCGTAGCATTCTCTCAAGCTGTCCACGTAGATACTTCCTTCAGAATATACCAAACCTAACCACTGTACAAATAGAAAGCGTTCGTTAAACAACTGAGCAAATATTTGCATACTTTTGGGGTGAAAAGGATTTGTAACGTTTCTTACAGCATTCACAGCGTAGATGGGTACCATCCATAATAtcctaaaaaaagaagaaaatttttacctaattgaagaaaaatattaaagttaaatcaGCAAATCTTTTTGGCGAAAGATAACTCaccttattatatatttctgtagCCTAGGTTGCGTGTAGTATATCATGTGCTGCACAATCTCGTAGAAGGCAATGGGCAACGCCAGCAGGACGAAGGCGCCACCCACCAGCGCACCCTGATCCTGCTTCTTAAAGCCATTCTTGACTGAGTTGACTAGCAAGATTGGTACGAGTATAACGATGAGCAGCGCGTACAGGCAGGTCAGCACAGGCAATATCCATAATCTCCAGCGTCGGCAGATCGAAGCCATCACTCTCCTCGGATGCTTCGAGTATCGTCACATGATAATTTCAGACTGCAACCAGGTCTGGTTCTGGAAAATGATCATTTGTCATTAAAAACTGGACGTCACAGCAACAATTGTGCCTACATTAAAATCGTGTTTCGCCAGCAAGGTGCCCGCTGATCTAACAGCAGATTGCAAGCAGAATCCGTCATTTCGTAACCGTTTAAATAGAGCGCGTCAAACGATCATTTATTCCATTCAAACGGTTacaaaatgacaaatttttttgtttcaattttcaataaatctatcattacattttcttACTAAATTCTGCTATATTTCTGCTGGCATTCTGCTGATGAAATAGAAGCGCGTATCAATTTGTATTAGAAAGTAAAGGCCTTTCGTTGCGAGATTACAAATTATTCGGCCACAATTACAAGGCTCGCTCGTACAAAAACACGATACGCTCGCGCGACGCTCTCCCTCGATCTCTCCCCTTCAACGGGCCACGCAGGGCCACGTTCCTTCGCGCGTTCCTCGCCCGTGTGAAACGTCAAACTCGGCAGAAATCTCTGCGCACTATCGCGATCGTgcacgagagaaagagagagagagagaaagtgggAAAACTGggaaagagggaaaaagagagacgcCGCGCGATGGCGGCGGGGGGAATGAATCAGCTGAGTGACAGAGCGTAGGTGTCGGGTTTCCTCCTTAACCCCTTCAGTCCCGCCGTCGGTCCGGGTATGCGGGGTATGACGCGCGCGGCGGGCGGCTCACCGTTTcgcagcgacgacgacgacgacgtaaaTCGACGTCCCGTCGGCGGCCGAGTGCCGCAAACCGTCACCGGCCGCGGTAGACCGCCGGCACGATCGCGGCCGCGCCGAAACGCCGAGGAGTCACGCACAACACGCACCTCGCCGCGGGTATGCTAATTTGACATTTCGCAATATTTTGCACGGCCATCGGAAACCGGAAGGTTGCCACTCCCCTGGCCCCTCCGCCCCGCCCATCTGCCTGCCGCTTTTGGGGAAGCCGCGGGCGGCTCAGGATCGCCAAGGTGCGGGCGAGAAATATCTCACGGGGATGCCGAGAG
The window above is part of the Temnothorax longispinosus isolate EJ_2023e chromosome 8, Tlon_JGU_v1, whole genome shotgun sequence genome. Proteins encoded here:
- the Ts gene encoding thymidylate synthase, with protein sequence MSSDGVEVESVRGTTRDVEQRMNGKASEEHEECQYLRLIEKVLKTGTKRGNRTGVDTYSIFGAQMRFSLRDGVFPLLTTKRVFWRAVVEELLWFIKGSTNSKELTDKDVHIWDENGSRAFLDSSGFTDREEGDLGPVYGFQWRHFGAEYKDMRTDYTGQGIDQLKEVIHKVKHSPDDRRIIMSAWNPVDIPKMALPPCHAFVQFYVNNGELSAQLYQRSADMGLGVPFNIASYSLLTYMIAHVTGLKPGEFVHTMGDCHVYVNHISALEEQVKREPREFPKLRVVREVKDIDDFTAEDFELIDYKPYPKIYMKMAV
- the LOC139817950 gene encoding transmembrane protein 184C, coding for MASICRRWRLWILPVLTCLYALLIVILVPILLVNSVKNGFKKQDQGALVGGAFVLLALPIAFYEIVQHMIYYTQPRLQKYIIRILWMVPIYAVNAWLGLVYSEGSIYVDSLRECYEAYVIYNFMMYLLAYLNADHQLEHRLEISPQVHHMFPLCCLPDWEMGREFVHMCKHGILQYTAVRPISTLISFICELNGVYGEGEFKGDVAFPYMIALNNLSQFVAMYCLVLFYRANVEALKPMKPIGKFLCIKAVVFFSFFQGVLVALLVYFDVISSIFNTDNSDDIRSISSKLQDFLICIEMFLAAVAHHYSFSYKPFVNLAQGQAWWDAFRAMWDVSDVHNDIKEHLGVVGSSLSRRIRGRGAYQQAWGSATERTSLLPEATVVNQARSAPACSFSGYNTEAGLNNNPSVGESEEATANALDNNNAVNT